The genomic DNA TACATGAAGACTATGTAAACAATGTGGACAATGATTTCTATGTTGTGTACCAGCTCCTTCAGGAACTACAAGACAACCACAATTTTTGCAAATAAAGTTATCCATACAGGAATTTTCCTGATAATAAGCTCGTTTTCTATTTTTATAATTCATTTTTATTTCCTCCGTATCTTGTATTTTCTACAAAAAAAGTCCACAGGTATTTATATCTGCCTTTTTATGTGGTATACATATTTACCTACACAAAAACAGAAAACCCCTGTGGACTAGAAAATTTAGTATCTTCTATTTCAACATAATTATATTCAAAATAATACTGTGTAAAATTAATAAAAGTGTAGCAGATTAAAGCCCACTACACCACAATTTAACAAAGTAATATGTAATATTATTATTTGTTGTCTAATGTTAGTTATCTATAAAGGCAGAGTAAGACACAACAATCAAATGTATCAAAAATACACTTAAAAATTCTGATTAAACAGGACCCATATGCGTCTCCAACTATTTATTTGTTGGTTACCATTATATATAACTCTGACATCAGGCAAGACACTCCTTCACTAATAATTATTATTGAAATTTTATCATAAAATATAAGTATGTTCAAGTATAATTTAATATATTCATATATTTATGTTTGTCTCATTTTCTTATTCTATAAAATCTAGTGGTATTTTAAAATTTAATGTTCACCTAGTATTAATAATAAAAATTAACTGCTATTATTTGTTTTCTCATTTTATGCCTGTTGCTCAATTTATCTCACTTAAATTAATAACAACTGTCTTTTCATACAAAACCTACAATCAAGTTTTTCCATATATTCTACATGCATAGTCTATTTTTTTGATATAAAATAACGTTCATATTTGTAAATTTATTTAATTTTCAAATAAGTATATTGAATAATAAGCAATTCTATTGTATTATTGTAATTGTAGAATAAAACTAAATCGGCAAAACTAGAGAAATTTAGTGACGCAAAGCTATAGGGACTAACGCTTATAAAATAAACTATGAGTTATGTCAGCCAGTTGCCAAAAAGAGATATTCTTTTTGTTTTTATGAAAGTTTTTTAGGGGGATAATAATATATATGTTTAGAGATAAAATGGATAGATGTACACATATGTTGACTGCTTATATTGGTAGTTCATATGATTATTGTGATTTTATAGATACACAACTAGATGATTTTATACTAGAGTACGGAGAAAATGTGGTAGAATCTTGTTTGCATCAAGTGATGGTATTAGTAAGTAAGTATAATTAAATAGATTTGGTTTTCTAGAGAACCCTTTTTAGTTTTATCTACTTTAAATAGCCTTATGTTAGAAAGCTAATTAAGATAGATTTCTAGTATTCATAATTTTATTTTTTATTTAAAATACATATAATAAAGATGTAAATTTGTATCAAATAATAAATATGAGAACTTAAATTCTCTTATCTATGTGAAAATAAACATCTCTTAAAATGAAATTCTGCAAACATAAATGATTTTTTAGTTTGAAGGATTAGATTAACAAAATTATAAATTTGCAAATAAGCTATATTAAAAAATATAATAATTTTTTATATAACTTATTCTTTTATAACTTTTAATTTTAAAAGAGGAGAATGTATATAAGAGTATTCAATGTACTAGAAAAAATCAAAAGAAATATTAGAAGAAATGGATATTGAGTAATCAAAGAAAAGATTTTGATATTACAAATGATATGTTTCAAGAAAGCATTCCTATCACAACAAAAATTATTCTTGAAGACATGCCTTCAAATGATGAATTAAATCATGTTTTTTCAAAAGGTTGTGAACGAAAAATGAAAAAGAGAAAAATTGTATTAATCACACTACTATTAATAGATGTTTTGTTATTAGGAAGTATCCTATATAATCTTTTTTTAGGAAAAACAGCTAATATTTCAATGCTAAAGGAATCTTGGAATTTTGATATACCAATACCTAACAAAGAAATTGAAGTATTTGATACTCAAGATAGTATTAATGGAGATGGACAAAGTTATTTTATTCAAGGATTTTCTGAAAAAAATTTCAAAAAAGTTTTTAATTTAAAAGGTGGTATAGTTGTAAGCAAAGATAATATTAATGAAATAGAAAAATATATTGATAAATTTAAAAGAGATTCTGTTAACATTAATAAAAGTAATAAAAATAAAATTGAAGAAGATTTTAAAAAATATAAGTTAGAAGTTAAAAAAGATGATAAGTATATATATAAGAGAAATTATGAAAACTATGTAGTTTTAATTATAAAAAAAGATGAACAAAAATTATACAGTTTAATATGGAATCAGTAGGTACATATGTATTATTAAGAATTATAAATAATAAAAATAAATTTTAGTCAATATACAAAAACCTTTTAAATTGTTTGGAAATCACCTCCTCATTTGTTATAAAAACATACAACAAATGAAGAGGTGATTTTATGGTTTAAAAAAAAATAATTATAAGTGGATATGTGCTTTCACATGTTTATCAACATTTGTAATGCCTATATTTGCTAATGAATTATAATATAAAAATATTAAATAATATTCAACTATAGATTATGTAAATTATTCTATGAAAAAAATGAGTTGTATAAAATCTGGCTACTGTAGATTGACGATTTCTTTTAAAATTACAATTATAATAAGTTTTATAGAATTAAAAATAAAACTTTAGAGATTTTTGATAACATTGTAGACTAAATTTGCCACCAAAATCGCTTTACAGTGGCAAATCGGTGGCAAATACAATATATTATTAGTATATAATCTATATAAACATTACTATTGTTTGATTATCTTAGCTACAGTTTCCACATGTGTCGTTACTACTATCGGAACACATTTTATCAACCTCGTTGCTGTCATGTGAACACAATTCATTAGTCCTATGCCGTCCTCTTGCATTTTTCCTTTGTGTTTTAAATTTAGCACCATCTACGCTATTCTTCAAGCCTGTTTTATAAACAAAGGTCAACTGTGCAGGGTCAACATTTCCGTTTTCATCAAGTCCACCTACAATTACTTTTTCAACAATGCTTTCAAACACATAGCGGTCAAATTTATCAAGAACCTCATTCTGTTCCAGAGTTTTCTTAAACTCTTTCAAACGTTTTTTTATGTCTTTCTCATTATCAGAAGTTTCTTGTAACTTTTGTCTTTCTTCAACAAGCTGTTCTTGTTTACTTACTAAATCAGCATATTTACTTTCGTAGGTTTCCTTATCAATAATTTCTTCCAGACGCATATCCACAAGTTTACTTTTTTTCTTCTCTAATGCGTCTATCTCCTTTTCCGCTTTTGCAAGTTGTTTTGACACCACACTACTACTAAGAGTATCGTCCATTCTCTGCAAAAATTCTTCCAGAACATCTTTATTATCATCACATAATAAACGATAACTTTCTACAAATGCTTCTTCAATAGCTGTTTCTGGAATACCTTTGCTATGTTTACAAAATTTCTTTCCTTTCTTCGTAGCCGTTACACATTGCCATATAACCTTGCTGTATTTTGAGCCACTGTGCCAATTACGTCTTGTTAAAGTACCACCACAAAAGCCACATTCTAGCATACAGCTAAATGCGTATTTCCTGCTATACTTCTCACGCTTACCGCTGCCTACCGTTGTTCGGTTCTTATTTCTCCGATTAAGAATTTCCTGTGCTTTTTCAAAAACTTCTTCACTAATAATCGGCTCATGGTGATCTTTCATATAAAATTTATCTTCTTCACCCATGTTTTCAAGGCGACGTTTGGAAATCGGATCAACAGTAAAAGTTTTGCCTAAGAGTATATCACCCTTGTATTTCTCATTCTTAATAATTCCAATAACCGTAGATGGTGCCCATGTGGAACTCCCATACTTCGTTTTATAACCTAGACTTTCAAGCTCCTGTCCAATAACAGAACCACCAGCACCATCAACATAACGGTTGAAAATATATCTGACAATCTCTGCTTCTTCTTGATTTACAGTTATTGTCTTATCCTCTGGGTGATAATCATATCCAATACAACCTTGAAAACCTACCAGCTCGCCGCGCTTCATTTTCATTTTCAACCCTTTTTTTACATTGGCTGAAATGTTCTCGACTTCCTGCTGTGCAACAGAACTAAGAACAACAAGCAATAACTCTCCATCCATTGTAAGTGTATTGATTTTTTCATCTTCAAAATAAACGGCGATATTTCTCTCTTTTAGCATACGAACATATTTCAATGTGTCTAAAGTATTTCTGGCAAATCTTGATATGGATTTTGTAAATACCATGTCAATTTCACCATTCATACAGTCATTTATCATACGCTGAAAATCTTCTCGTTTTGTTACTTGTGTCCCCGTAATTGCTTCATCAGCATAAATGTCAGCTAACACCCATTCCTTGTTTTTCTTAATCATGTCAGTATAATACTGAACTTGTGATTTATAACTGTTTAACTGATCTTCGCTATCTGTACTTACACGGCAATATGCAGCTACACGCAAACGCTCAATGGCTTTTCCACGGGCTTGTCTTGCCAAAACATTTTTTGCTTTTATTACTTCAACTTCCTGCATAGTACACCTCCTTATTTTGTGTTCCTTTCATATTGTTATTGTACTACTTTAAAAAACACAATTCAAGCAGTTATGTCAGAAAGCACCTTATAGTCTTTCATCAGACTTTGTTTTACAAGAGTGTATTCTTTTTCAGAAATCAGTTTACGGGCAAGCAGTTGTTTTAACATAGCAATTTGCATACTATACCTAATTATATTATTCATTAAAACCCTCCTTGCTTTTTTATTTATGGAAGTAATCAGACGGCTTCGGCAGCTCCACTGGACTTTCACCATTCCCATTCTGATGGGTGAACCGTGTCATACGGGTGTATCATTATTCAGATATACGAGTCATGGCAGCAACCTTTCCAAAGATCGCTTGCGGTTCACTGGCATAATCGCTCGCTGCTTTCCCCATTTCAGTGGTCGTGGCGTTCCAGTCCGCTGGCTCGTCGTATATCAAACGTATCTGATTACTGTATTCACTTGTCAAAGAACGGAAAAGAGTTAAAATGAGGTGGTAGATACTCTCTGTTATATTTACTTCACTTTGACTTCAAACCCTAAGATTACTTTAATCAACGCTGCCCGTATCCTGCCTTTCAGTTCCATATCAAGCACGATATACATATTCCCGTGTTCGTCATAGAACGGGCGTAGGCTGGCTTTTGATATGTAAGCGTCATAATGGTTCAAAATCTTTTCAATTGCCACCTCGTTACCGTCAGCTGCAGAACTGATGGTCGAGAATGATGGACACTTTTTTGTAGACTTCATCATGTTTTTATTCCTCCTCGTACATATCCTTAATAAGCTTTAATGTGTGCAGCCTGTTTCTACATACGGAAAATCGTTCCATTTCCATAACCTCTGCAATTTCAGCGTCGGTCATTTCAAGAAAGTAGGACATAAGCAGAATGTTACGTCGGCTTTCTGTTAATTCTTTGATAGCTTCACATAAGCGTTCATCATAGATATGGACTTCTGAACCAAATACATCAAATGACGTAAACTCAACGCAATATTCGTCCATGGCACCGATCTGGTTTAACTCCATTTCAGATAAATCACAGAACGGCGTTTCACGTCTTGCACGTCTGCCAAGCTCTCGGTC from Clostridioides difficile ATCC 9689 = DSM 1296 includes the following:
- a CDS encoding SHOCT domain-containing protein, with the translated sequence MNNIIRYSMQIAMLKQLLARKLISEKEYTLVKQSLMKDYKVLSDITA
- a CDS encoding recombinase family protein — its product is MQEVEVIKAKNVLARQARGKAIERLRVAAYCRVSTDSEDQLNSYKSQVQYYTDMIKKNKEWVLADIYADEAITGTQVTKREDFQRMINDCMNGEIDMVFTKSISRFARNTLDTLKYVRMLKERNIAVYFEDEKINTLTMDGELLLVVLSSVAQQEVENISANVKKGLKMKMKRGELVGFQGCIGYDYHPEDKTITVNQEEAEIVRYIFNRYVDGAGGSVIGQELESLGYKTKYGSSTWAPSTVIGIIKNEKYKGDILLGKTFTVDPISKRRLENMGEEDKFYMKDHHEPIISEEVFEKAQEILNRRNKNRTTVGSGKREKYSRKYAFSCMLECGFCGGTLTRRNWHSGSKYSKVIWQCVTATKKGKKFCKHSKGIPETAIEEAFVESYRLLCDDNKDVLEEFLQRMDDTLSSSVVSKQLAKAEKEIDALEKKKSKLVDMRLEEIIDKETYESKYADLVSKQEQLVEERQKLQETSDNEKDIKKRLKEFKKTLEQNEVLDKFDRYVFESIVEKVIVGGLDENGNVDPAQLTFVYKTGLKNSVDGAKFKTQRKNARGRHRTNELCSHDSNEVDKMCSDSSNDTCGNCS
- a CDS encoding RNA polymerase sigma factor; the protein is MKPSSFEGAIRLQFDCLARKVVGRTVKNYDRELGRRARRETPFCDLSEMELNQIGAMDEYCVEFTSFDVFGSEVHIYDERLCEAIKELTESRRNILLMSYFLEMTDAEIAEVMEMERFSVCRNRLHTLKLIKDMYEEE
- a CDS encoding helix-turn-helix domain-containing protein, which produces MMKSTKKCPSFSTISSAADGNEVAIEKILNHYDAYISKASLRPFYDEHGNMYIVLDMELKGRIRAALIKVILGFEVKVK